The following are from one region of the Mycolicibacterium diernhoferi genome:
- the purU gene encoding formyltetrahydrofolate deformylase, whose product MTGSYPAQTPQQTRHKDIGRLLLRCPDRAGVIAAVSTFLTEAGANIISLDQHSTEPEGGIFLQRTVFHLPGLSAAGPELEREFAARIAPAFDIEYRFTDAAKPKRVAILASKADHCLLDLLWRNRRGELDMTVVMVIANHPDLADQVRPFGVPFVHIPATRENRAEAEARQLELLRGNVDLVVLARYMQIVTPEFLAAVEAPLINIHHSFLPAFIGANTYRRAKERGVKLVGATAHYVTENLDEGPIIEQDVVRIDHTHTVEDLVRLGADVERAVLSRAVLWHCQDRIVRHGNETVVF is encoded by the coding sequence TGCTGTTGCGCTGCCCGGACCGGGCCGGCGTCATCGCCGCGGTATCGACGTTCCTGACCGAGGCCGGCGCCAACATCATCTCGCTCGATCAGCACTCGACCGAGCCCGAGGGCGGGATCTTTCTGCAGCGCACCGTGTTTCACCTGCCCGGCCTGTCCGCCGCCGGGCCCGAACTGGAACGTGAGTTCGCCGCCCGCATCGCACCGGCCTTCGACATCGAATACCGGTTCACCGACGCGGCCAAGCCGAAGCGGGTCGCGATCCTGGCCTCCAAGGCCGACCACTGCCTGCTGGATCTGCTGTGGCGTAACCGCCGCGGCGAACTGGACATGACAGTGGTCATGGTGATCGCCAACCACCCCGATCTGGCCGATCAGGTGCGCCCGTTCGGCGTCCCGTTCGTGCACATCCCGGCCACCCGGGAGAACCGGGCCGAGGCGGAAGCGCGCCAGCTCGAACTGCTGCGCGGCAACGTCGATCTGGTGGTGTTGGCCCGCTATATGCAGATCGTCACCCCGGAGTTCCTGGCCGCCGTCGAGGCCCCGCTGATCAACATCCACCATTCGTTCCTGCCCGCCTTCATCGGCGCGAACACCTACCGTCGTGCCAAGGAACGCGGTGTGAAGCTGGTCGGGGCGACCGCGCATTACGTGACCGAGAACCTCGACGAGGGACCGATCATCGAGCAGGACGTGGTGCGCATCGACCACACCCACACCGTCGAGGACCTGGTGCGCCTGGGCGCCGACGTGGAGCGCGCGGTGCTGTCCCGAGCTGTGCTGTGGCATTGCCAGGACCGGATCGTCCGGCACGGCAACGAGACGGTCGTTTTCTAG
- a CDS encoding FxsA family protein, with protein sequence MAKRLFLIYLLVELAVLVALVSTIGFGWTVLAVLATFMIGLLLAGSQVARHLRRLQAALNSRSSSSELATDSALVALGAILVVVPGLASSVLGALLLMPPTRRIARPVAVALVGRGLANAAPLRVTYMATGMSSPHRPRVDYVDGEVIDVDGEVIDVVDARASEAAGEGFEGTEPTVLERRSTTGD encoded by the coding sequence ATGGCAAAGCGGTTGTTCCTGATCTACCTGCTGGTCGAACTGGCGGTGCTGGTCGCCCTGGTGTCCACCATCGGGTTCGGCTGGACGGTGCTCGCGGTGCTCGCAACATTCATGATCGGCCTGCTCTTGGCCGGCTCGCAGGTCGCGCGCCATCTGCGGCGGCTGCAGGCGGCTCTGAACTCCCGGTCGTCCTCGTCCGAGCTGGCCACCGACAGCGCCCTGGTCGCACTCGGGGCGATTCTGGTGGTGGTCCCGGGCCTGGCCAGTTCGGTGCTGGGCGCCCTGCTGCTGATGCCGCCCACCCGGCGCATCGCCCGCCCGGTCGCCGTCGCGCTGGTCGGCAGGGGACTGGCCAACGCCGCTCCGCTGCGGGTGACCTACATGGCGACCGGCATGAGCAGTCCGCACCGCCCGCGGGTCGACTATGTGGACGGCGAGGTCATCGACGTGGACGGCGAGGTGATCGACGTCGTCGACGCTCGGGCGAGCGAAGCGGCGGGGGAAGGGTTCGAGGGCACCGAACCGACGGTGCTGGAACGCCGCAGCACCACGGGCGATTAA